A genomic segment from Bacillus rossius redtenbacheri isolate Brsri chromosome 5, Brsri_v3, whole genome shotgun sequence encodes:
- the LOC134532057 gene encoding ATP-binding cassette sub-family C member 4-like has protein sequence MDSGKRTEKPHNPRETANPLSALFFIWTWKIFRRGMKKEMDVEDLFQPLKEHRSDYLGDCLESTWKKELMTTKNPSLLRTLSKRFFWMFVVFNIPLAIVELVAKNVQPMFLGQFIRYFEPGSNSTLGDAYLNAFGLMMCIVSYSLVRQVNLMALIHIGMKIRVGCCSMIYRKSLRLTQTSLGETTVGQVVNLLSNDVSRFDTCLVILPYLVLGPTQAVLVAFFMWRAMGVSTVIGVVATLSFIPLQAFIGKKIGPLRLRSALRTDERVRLMNEIISGIQVIKLYTWEIPFAKLVARARLNEIHQIKLVSYLRAVMTSFEGFTTRLTLFITILCYILMGNSVTAEKVFVVSSYFTILRMSMTRNFPQAISTTAETIVSIKRIQKFLLYEELETPRRSNLQQSKYGSVSPNEKPLALTSPPGEEEKEEDGKIERIGIEMSGATAKWTAESHENTLSDINLRVSTGQLLAVIGPVGSGKTSLLLTLLRELPLTGGSIAVKGRISYASQEPWLFASSVRNNILFGEPYDRRRYQQVVKACALVRDFELLPYGDRTIVGDRGVAFSGGQRARINLARAVYKPADIYILDDPLSAVDAHVGRHLFESCICGFLKYKTRVLITHQLQFLSHVDHIVILNEGRVEAHGSYAQLQESGLDFARLLGEQEGDGSGDESAPSERRSSLRRSMSRHKRHRDVSIGSSTSSVEMTSVEETSPEEVREMRTRGRISLATYVSYLFASGNYFLVVAMVLSELTAQLLSSSTDYWLSFWTNTESQRALLEFEDYSTGNETALDETFNSTYTAVPSEDSLMSRELCMYIFSGLTLTAIVFLLYKTFLFFYLCMKSSVTLHNRMFDSIIRLPMRFFNVNPSGQILNRFSKDMGAIDEQLPLVLIDCLSIGCMLLGIVTLIAVVNYWILVPTAFVIVIFYLFRTVYVRTSRSVKRLEGITRSPVFSHLNASLQGLSTIRAFGAQRILQEEFDNHQDLHSSAFFLFQASGRAFGLYLDVVCHLFIACVTLSFLVMGRGTLGGSVGLAISQSLGLTGMFQWFMRQSAELENQMTSVERVMEYGSLEDEGPLDSAPEKKPPQEWPSQGRIEFRSVYLAYAAEEPAVLKNLNFTISPSEKVGIVGRTGAGKSSLIAALFRLTGVEGSVLIDGVDTSTIGLHDLRGKLSIIPQEPVLFSGPLRKNLDPFDQYSDAVLWSALGEVELKEVVKDLPAGLNHKMAEGGSNFSVGQRQLVCLARAIVRNNKILVMDEATANIDPRTDALIQETVRRKFADCTVLTIAHRLLTVMDSDRILVMDAGRVMEFDQPHILLQNRSGFLWSMVQETGKAMAETLTRMAEKGYGDSKHEKTS, from the exons ATGGACTCCGGCAAGAGGACCGAGAAACCACACAATCCAAGAGAAACGGCGAACCCCCTGTCTGCACTCTTCTTTAT CTGGACATGGAAGATATTCAGGAGGGGCATGAAGAAGGAAATGGATGTTGAAGACTTGTTCCAGCCGCTAAAGGAACACAGGTCCGACTATCTGGGCGACTGCCTGGAGAG TACGTGGAAGAAAGAGCTGATGACGACGAAGAACCCAAGTTTACTGAGGACACTTTCCAAGCGTTTCTTCTGGATGTTCGTGGTGTTTAATATACCTCTCGCCATTGTTGAACTGGTAGCCAA GAACGTGCAGCCCATGTTCCTCGGGCAGTTCATACGGTACTTTGAGCCGGGCAGCAACTCGACTCTTGGAGACGCATATCTAAATGCCTTCGGCCTGATGATGTGCATAGTCTCCTACTCTCTGGTGAGGCAGGTGAATCTCATGGCCTTGATACACATAGGCATGAAGATACGCGTTGGATGTTGCTCGATGATATATAGAAAG TCGCTGCGCCTGACCCAGACCTCGCTGGGGGAGACGACGGTGGGACAGGTGGTGAACCTGCTGTCCAACGACGTGAGCCGCTTCGACACGTGCCTGGTGATCCTGCCGTACCTGGTGCTGGGCCCCACCCAGGCCGTCCTCGTCGCCTTCTTCATGTGGCGGGCCATGGGCGTGTCCACGGTGATCGGCGTGGTGGCGACCCTGAGCTTCATCCCTCTGCAAG CGTTCATCGGCAAGAAGATAGGGCCGTTGCGCCTGCGAAGCGCCCTGAGGACGGACGAGCGAGTGCGACTCATGAACGAGATCATCTCCGGCATCCAAGTGATCAAGCTGTACACCTGGGAGATCCCGTTTGCCAAGCTGGTGGCTCGAGCCAGACT AAATGAGATACATCAAATAAAGCTTGTGTCATATTTGAGGGCAGTTATGACAAGCTTTGAAGGTTTCACCACGCGTCTTACTCTCTTCATCACAATATTGTGTTACATCCTGATGGGGAATTCAGTAACAGCTGAAAAG GTATTTGTAGTTTCATCGTACTTTACAATCTTGAGAATGTCAATGACAAGAAATTTCCCTCAGGCGATATCCACGACTGCAGAAACAATAGTGTCCATAAAACGCATACAG aaattcCTCCTGTACGAGGAACTGGAGACTCCTAGAAGATCCAACCTCCAGCAGAGCAAATACGGGTCTGTTTCTCCGAACGAAAAGCCCCTTGCACTGACATCGCCGCCCGGGGAGGAGGAGAAAGAAGAGGACGGAAAGATCGAGCGAATCGGGATCGAAATGTCGGGCGCGACGGCCAAGTGGACAGCCGAGTCGCACGAGAACACCCTGAGCGACATCAACCTGAGAGTGTCGACGGGCCAGCTGCTTGCAGTCATAGGCCCTGTGGGTTCCGGCAAG ACCTCGCTGCTGCTGACGCTGCTGCGGGAGCTGCCTCTCACCGGCGGCTCCATCGCGGTCAAGGGCAGGATCTCGTACGCCTCGCAGGAGCCGTGGCTGTTCGCCAGCTCCGTGCGCAACAACATACTGTTCGGGGAGCCGTACGACCGGAGGCGGTACCAGCAGGTGGTGAAGGCCTGCGCCCTCGTCAGGGACTTTGAGCTGCTGCCGTACGGCGACAGGACGATCGTGGGGGATCGAGGGGTCGCATTCAGTGGGGGGCAGAGGGCACGCATCAACCTAGCCAG GGCCGTGTACAAGCCGGCGGACATATACATCCTGGACGACCCTCTGTCGGCCGTGGATGCGCACGTGGGCAGACACCTGTTCGAGAGCTGCATCTGCGGATTCCTGAAGTACAAGACTCGCGTCCTCATCACCCACCAGCTGCAGTTCCTCAGCCACGTCGACCACATCGTCATCTTGAACGAG GGTCGCGTGGAGGCCCACGGCAGCTACGCCCAGCTGCAGGAGAGCGGGCTGGACTTCGCGAGGCTGCTCGGCGAGCAGGAGGGAGACGGGTCTGGGGACGAGAGCGCTCCGAGTGAGAGGAGGTCCTCTCTCCGCCGCTCGATGTCCCGTCACAAGCGACACAGAGATGTGTCCATCGGG AGCAGCACGTCCTCTGTGGAGATGACTTCGGTGGAGGAGACTTCTCCGGAAGAGGTGCGAGAGATGAGGACCAGGGGCAGGATCTCACTGGCGACGTATGTCTCGTACTTGTTCGCGAGTGGCAACTACTTCCTGGTGGTCGCGATGGTGCTCAGCGAGCTGACCGCACAGTTGCTGTCCAGCAGCACTGACTACTGGCTCTCCTTCTG GACAAACACAGAGAGTCAGAGGGCTCTGCTGGAGTTTGAGGACTACAGCACGGGAAATGAAACTGCGCTAGATGAAACCTTCAATTCTACGTACACAGCTGTACCAAGCGAGGACTCTCTGATGAGCAGGGAGCTGTGCATGTACATATTCTCCGGCCTCACTCTAACAGCTATTGTGTTCCTTTTATACAAGACCTTCCTTTTCTTCTACCTCTGCATGAAGTCATCGGTGACACTCCACAACAGGATGTTTGACAGCATTATCCGCCTGCCCATGAGATTCTTCAATGTCAATCCTTCAG GTCAAATATTGAACCGGTTCTCAAAGGACATGGGAGCAATTGATGAGCAGCTTCCACTTGTTCTGATAGACTGTCTTTCA ATCGGCTGCATGCTGCTGGGGATCGTGACGCTGATCGCCGTGGTCAACTACTGGATCCTCGTGCCCACCGCTTTCGTGATCGTGATCTTCTACCTGTTCAGGACCGTGTACGTGCGTACCTCGCGCTCGGTCAAGAGACTGGAAGGCATCA CCCGCAGTCCAGTGTTTTCTCACCTGAATGCTTCGCTGCAAGGACTGTCCACCATACGGGCGTTTGGGGCGCAGAGAATCCTGCAAGAGGAGTTCGACAATCATCAG GACCTGCACTCGTCAGCGTTCTTCCTGTTCCAAGCCTCCGGGCGAGCCTTCGGCCTGTACCTGGACGTCGTGTGCCACCTCTTCATCGCCTGCGTGACGCTCAGCTTCCTCGTCATGGGACGAG GAACGCTGGGGGGCAGCGTGGGTCTGGCCATCTCGCAGTCCCTGGGGCTGACGGGCATGTTCCAGTGGTTCATGCGGCAGTCCGCCGAGCTGGAGAACCAGATGACGTCAGTGGAGCGAGTCATGGAGTACGGCAGCTTGGAGGACGAAGGGCCTCTGGACTCAGCACCAG AGAAGAAACCGCCGCAAGAATGGCCGTCGCAGGGAAGAATAGAGTTCAGAAGCGTGTACCTGGCATATGCCGCTGAAGAGCCAGCGGTGCTGAAGAATCTGAACTTCACTATCAGTCCATCTGAGAAG GTGGGCATCGTGGGACGCACGGGGGCCGGCAAGTCCTCGCTCATCGCCGCCCTGTTCCGGCTGACCGGCGTCGAGGGCTCGGTGCTCATAGACGGCGTGGACACCAGCACCATCGGCCTGCACGACCTGCGCGGCAAGCTGTCCATCATCCCCCAGGAGCCGGTGCTGTTCTCCGGGCCGCTGCGCAAGAACCTCGACCCCTTCGACCAGTACTCGGATGCCGTACTGTGGAGCGCGCTGGGGGAG GTGGAGCTGAAGGAAGTGGTGAAGGACCTGCCGGCCGGCCTGAACCACAAGATGGCGGAGGGGGGCTCCAACTTCAGCGTGGGCCAGCGGCAGCTGGTGTGTCTGGCCCGGGCCATCGTCAGGAACAACAAGATACTGGTCATGGACGAGGCGACCGCCAACATCGACCCACG GACGGACGCCCTGATCCAGGAGACGGTGCGGCGCAAGTTCGCGGACTGCACGGTGCTGACCATCGCCCACCGCCTGCTGACCGTCATGGACAGCGACAGGATCCTCGTCATGGACGCTGGCAGAGTCATG GAGTTTGACCAACCACACATACTCCTGCAGAACCGGTCCGGGTTCCTCTGGAGCATGGTCCAGGAGACAGGCAAGGCCATGGCTGAGACGCTGACGAGGATGGCAGAGAAG GGCTACGGCGACTCTAAACACGAAAAGACGAGTTAG